From a single Parambassis ranga chromosome 2, fParRan2.1, whole genome shotgun sequence genomic region:
- the necap1 gene encoding adaptin ear-binding coat-associated protein 1 isoform X3, with translation MAAEGEYESILCVKPDVNVYRIPPRASNRAYRAADWKLDTPDWSGRMRVTAKGKVAFIKLEDKVSGELFAQAPVKEYPGVAVETVSDSSRYFVLRIQDDSRSAFIGVGFGDRGDAFDFNVALQDHFKWVKQENELSKSAQLGDTGPKLDLGFKEGQTITLNIGQGKKRDKPRPQGSGGFGLLPPPPGGKIAPPPSPGSSNHNIIPQTGGTVTGCLLELDSSNSNTVVQTNPSSDLWGDFSAPASSVPPPSRPQNTTNWIQF, from the exons ATGGCGGCCGAGGGAGAGTACGAGTCGATCCTGTGCGTTAAACCCGATGTCAACGTTTATCGCATCCCGCCGCGAGCTTCAAACCGAGCCTACAG GGCTGCTGACTGGAAGCTGGACACTCCGGACTGGTCTGGTCGAATGAGGGTCACAGCCAAGGGCAAAGTGGCGTTCATCAAACTGGAGGACAAAGTCTCAG GTGAACTGTTTGCCCAGGCACCAGTGAAGGAGTATCCCGGGGTTGCCGTGGAAACTGTCAGCGACTCCAGTCGGTACTTTGTCCTGCGGATACAGGATGACA GCCGCAGTGCTTTCATAGGAGTCGGCTTCGGGGATCGGGGGGACGCCTTCGACTTCAACGTGGCTTTGCAGGATCATTTCAA atggGTAAAACAGGAGAATGAGCTCAGTAAAAGTGCTCAGCTGGGAGATACGGGACCGAAGCTGGACCTGGGCTTTAAGGAGGgacagaccatcacactgaaCATAGGA caaggTAAAAAGCGGGATAAGCCCCGCCCACAAGGTTCAGGTGGGTTCGGactcctcccaccaccaccaggagGCAAGATAGCCCCGCCCCCTTCACCAGGCTCATCCAATCACAACATCATCCCGCAGACAGGCGGCACAGTGACAG GCTGCCTGTTGGAGCTGGACAGTAGTAACTCTAACACAGTGGTTCAGACCAACCCTAGTTCAGATCTTTGGGGAGACTTCTCCGCTCCGGCAAG CTCTGTCCCGCCTCCGTCGCGGCCGCAGAACACCACCAACTGGATCCAGTTTTGA
- the LOC114449373 gene encoding serine/threonine-protein kinase SBK2 isoform X2: MELNHSSKMMAATKLLDEMCHLTAQSLTAMDTSDHFKVLKLLGEGSYGKVMLAVHRKRGTPMALKFFPRESTSLFSFLREYNLSLSFCTHPSLTRALGIAYSTPSHYIFAQQASLFGDLFDVIVPEVGMDEDCCQRVVSQLCGALSHLHSLGFVHRDVKPENVFLCDSACRWVKLGDFGMVKAKGTRVPEVWFSSPYCTPEAEIARGNEDSWSSMNDGPKEDEEKKKKQRVLVSVEPSTDSWALGILTYAMLTGSHPWGETASDCHSYLKYREWFDSSNGPEDELDVWAEPDSTEVAADLNDLKKKAHHPVAPQFACFTPLACSFFQSLLDPRPQLRGRPEDALSFLGGDWMMERERVRLEEERKKSRGKGAIRNMKEMEGRGER; encoded by the exons ATGGAACTGAATCACAGCAGCAAAATGATG gCTGCCACAAAGCTCCTGGATGAGATGTGCCACCTCACGGCTCAGTCTCTGACAGCGATGGACACGTCGGACCATTTCAAGGTCCTGAAGCTGCTGGGCGAGGGCTCGTACGGAAAGGTCATGCTGGCTGTTCACAGGAAGAGAG GCACTCCGATGGCTCTGAAGTTCTTCCCTCGGGAGTCcacctccctcttctccttcctgAGGGAGTATAACCTCTCCCTGTCCTTCTGCACTCACCCGTCCCTCACCAGAGCGCTGGGAATCGCCTACTCCACACCCTCACACTACATCTTCGCTCAACAAGCCAGCCTCTTTGGTGATCTCTTCGACGTCATTGTACCAGAG GTGGGCATGGACGAGGACTGTTGCCAGCGGGTGGTGTCCCAGCTGTGTGGCGCCCTGTCTCACCTGCACTCCCTCGGTTTCGTCCACAGAGATGTCAAACCAGAGAACGTCTTCTTGTGTGACTCGGCCTGCCGCTGGGTCAAACTGGGAGACTTCGGCATG GTAAAGGCCAAAGGCACCAGGGTCCCAGAGGTCTGGTTCAGCTCGCCGTACTGCACCCCTGAGGCTGAGATTGCTCGAGGAAACGAGGACAGCTGGAGCAGCATGAATGATGGCCCtaaggaggatgaagagaagaagaagaagcagagagtgTTGGTGTCCGTGGAGCCCTCCACAGACAGCTGGGCGCTCGGCATCCTGACGTACGCCATGCTCACCGGTAGCCATCCTTGGGGTGAAACAGCCAGCGACTGCCACTCATACCTGAAATACAGAGAGTGGTTTGACAGCTCTAATGGCCCTGAGGACGAACTGGACGTGTGGGCGGAGCCTGACAGCACGGAAGTTGCTGCTGATTTAAATGACCTAAAAAAGAAGGCCCACCATCCTGTAGCGCCACAGTTTGCCTGTTTCACCCCGCTGGCCTGCTCCTTCTTCCAGTCACTCCTGGACCCGAGGCCACAGCTCCGCGGACGGCCCGAGGACGCGCTGAGTTTCCTAGGAGGAGACtggatgatggagagggagcgggtgaggctggaggaggagaggaagaagagcagggGCAAAGGTGCGATCAGAAACATGAAGGAGATGGAGGGCAGAGGAGAGCGCTGA
- the necap1 gene encoding adaptin ear-binding coat-associated protein 1 isoform X1 has translation MAAEGEYESILCVKPDVNVYRIPPRASNRAYRAADWKLDTPDWSGRMRVTAKGKVAFIKLEDKVSGELFAQAPVKEYPGVAVETVSDSSRYFVLRIQDDSGEDLNVTKMHTTIFLTPSCPVSLMLMSSSSSSSSSSSSPVGRSAFIGVGFGDRGDAFDFNVALQDHFKWVKQENELSKSAQLGDTGPKLDLGFKEGQTITLNIGQGKKRDKPRPQGSGGFGLLPPPPGGKIAPPPSPGSSNHNIIPQTGGTVTGCLLELDSSNSNTVVQTNPSSDLWGDFSAPASSVPPPSRPQNTTNWIQF, from the exons ATGGCGGCCGAGGGAGAGTACGAGTCGATCCTGTGCGTTAAACCCGATGTCAACGTTTATCGCATCCCGCCGCGAGCTTCAAACCGAGCCTACAG GGCTGCTGACTGGAAGCTGGACACTCCGGACTGGTCTGGTCGAATGAGGGTCACAGCCAAGGGCAAAGTGGCGTTCATCAAACTGGAGGACAAAGTCTCAG GTGAACTGTTTGCCCAGGCACCAGTGAAGGAGTATCCCGGGGTTGCCGTGGAAACTGTCAGCGACTCCAGTCGGTACTTTGTCCTGCGGATACAGGATGACAGTGGTGAGGATTTGAATGTTACAAAAATGCATACAACTATTTTTTTAACTCCATCTTGCCCTGTCTCACTGATGCTCatgtcatcatcgtcatcatcgtcatcatcatcatcgtcacctGTAGGCCGCAGTGCTTTCATAGGAGTCGGCTTCGGGGATCGGGGGGACGCCTTCGACTTCAACGTGGCTTTGCAGGATCATTTCAA atggGTAAAACAGGAGAATGAGCTCAGTAAAAGTGCTCAGCTGGGAGATACGGGACCGAAGCTGGACCTGGGCTTTAAGGAGGgacagaccatcacactgaaCATAGGA caaggTAAAAAGCGGGATAAGCCCCGCCCACAAGGTTCAGGTGGGTTCGGactcctcccaccaccaccaggagGCAAGATAGCCCCGCCCCCTTCACCAGGCTCATCCAATCACAACATCATCCCGCAGACAGGCGGCACAGTGACAG GCTGCCTGTTGGAGCTGGACAGTAGTAACTCTAACACAGTGGTTCAGACCAACCCTAGTTCAGATCTTTGGGGAGACTTCTCCGCTCCGGCAAG CTCTGTCCCGCCTCCGTCGCGGCCGCAGAACACCACCAACTGGATCCAGTTTTGA
- the LOC114450015 gene encoding interleukin-11-like, producing MKLFHDSTSCLLRLLLLAELFVHSSSRPTHVPCNVFGTMMHQVDRLMSASKKIHGLTKDELTNFAGFEHRLDSLPRFQYTAAHFGSLKVNESLSQLHVYTQSFRLHLDWLKTTNENISFSQPLEDAGTHLLHLSKLINTSLHQIQAEVPQPPPSPPSLPVVSTAFDALRFSIELSERLQFFCDLSKRVLRQIQRHSRCPRR from the exons ATGAAAT TATTCCATGACTCCACCTCTTGTCTTCTCCGTCTGCTGCTGTTGGCTGAGCTCTTTGTCCACTCGTCCTCTCGTCCCACCCACGTCCCCTGCAACGTGTTTGGAACCATGATGCATCAGGTGGACAGGCTGATGAGCGCATCCAAAAAGATCCATGGCTTG ACTAAAGATGAGCTCACAAACTTTGCTGGTTTCGAGCACAGACTGGACAGTCTTCCTCGTTTTCAGTACACCGCTGCTCATTTCGGCTCACTGAAG GTGAATGAGTCCCTCTCTCAGCTGCATGTGTACACTCAGTCCTTCAGACTGCACCTGGACTGGTTAAAAACCACAAACGAGAACATCAGTTTCTCCCAGCCACTGGAGGACGCCGGCACTCACCTCCTGCATCTGTCCAAACTCATCAACACATCTCTTCACCAG ATCCAAGCAGAGGTTCCTCAGCCGCCGCCGTCGCCGCCGTCCCTCCCTGTCGTCTCCACAGCCTTCGATGCGCTCCGTTTCTCCATAGAGCTCTCTGAACGGCTACAATTCTTCTGCGACTTGTCCAAAAGAGTCCTGCGGCAGATCCAGAGACATTCCCGCTGCCCCAGGCGATAA
- the LOC114449373 gene encoding serine/threonine-protein kinase SBK2 isoform X1, giving the protein MSEMRISAEPSEPILAATKLLDEMCHLTAQSLTAMDTSDHFKVLKLLGEGSYGKVMLAVHRKRGTPMALKFFPRESTSLFSFLREYNLSLSFCTHPSLTRALGIAYSTPSHYIFAQQASLFGDLFDVIVPEVGMDEDCCQRVVSQLCGALSHLHSLGFVHRDVKPENVFLCDSACRWVKLGDFGMVKAKGTRVPEVWFSSPYCTPEAEIARGNEDSWSSMNDGPKEDEEKKKKQRVLVSVEPSTDSWALGILTYAMLTGSHPWGETASDCHSYLKYREWFDSSNGPEDELDVWAEPDSTEVAADLNDLKKKAHHPVAPQFACFTPLACSFFQSLLDPRPQLRGRPEDALSFLGGDWMMERERVRLEEERKKSRGKGAIRNMKEMEGRGER; this is encoded by the exons ATGAGCGAGATGAGGATCAGCGCTGAGCCTTCTGAGCCTATTCTG gCTGCCACAAAGCTCCTGGATGAGATGTGCCACCTCACGGCTCAGTCTCTGACAGCGATGGACACGTCGGACCATTTCAAGGTCCTGAAGCTGCTGGGCGAGGGCTCGTACGGAAAGGTCATGCTGGCTGTTCACAGGAAGAGAG GCACTCCGATGGCTCTGAAGTTCTTCCCTCGGGAGTCcacctccctcttctccttcctgAGGGAGTATAACCTCTCCCTGTCCTTCTGCACTCACCCGTCCCTCACCAGAGCGCTGGGAATCGCCTACTCCACACCCTCACACTACATCTTCGCTCAACAAGCCAGCCTCTTTGGTGATCTCTTCGACGTCATTGTACCAGAG GTGGGCATGGACGAGGACTGTTGCCAGCGGGTGGTGTCCCAGCTGTGTGGCGCCCTGTCTCACCTGCACTCCCTCGGTTTCGTCCACAGAGATGTCAAACCAGAGAACGTCTTCTTGTGTGACTCGGCCTGCCGCTGGGTCAAACTGGGAGACTTCGGCATG GTAAAGGCCAAAGGCACCAGGGTCCCAGAGGTCTGGTTCAGCTCGCCGTACTGCACCCCTGAGGCTGAGATTGCTCGAGGAAACGAGGACAGCTGGAGCAGCATGAATGATGGCCCtaaggaggatgaagagaagaagaagaagcagagagtgTTGGTGTCCGTGGAGCCCTCCACAGACAGCTGGGCGCTCGGCATCCTGACGTACGCCATGCTCACCGGTAGCCATCCTTGGGGTGAAACAGCCAGCGACTGCCACTCATACCTGAAATACAGAGAGTGGTTTGACAGCTCTAATGGCCCTGAGGACGAACTGGACGTGTGGGCGGAGCCTGACAGCACGGAAGTTGCTGCTGATTTAAATGACCTAAAAAAGAAGGCCCACCATCCTGTAGCGCCACAGTTTGCCTGTTTCACCCCGCTGGCCTGCTCCTTCTTCCAGTCACTCCTGGACCCGAGGCCACAGCTCCGCGGACGGCCCGAGGACGCGCTGAGTTTCCTAGGAGGAGACtggatgatggagagggagcgggtgaggctggaggaggagaggaagaagagcagggGCAAAGGTGCGATCAGAAACATGAAGGAGATGGAGGGCAGAGGAGAGCGCTGA
- the necap1 gene encoding adaptin ear-binding coat-associated protein 1 isoform X2 — MAAEGEYESILCVKPDVNVYRIPPRASNRAYRAADWKLDTPDWSGRMRVTAKGKVAFIKLEDKVSGELFAQAPVKEYPGVAVETVSDSSRYFVLRIQDDSGRSAFIGVGFGDRGDAFDFNVALQDHFKWVKQENELSKSAQLGDTGPKLDLGFKEGQTITLNIGQGKKRDKPRPQGSGGFGLLPPPPGGKIAPPPSPGSSNHNIIPQTGGTVTGCLLELDSSNSNTVVQTNPSSDLWGDFSAPASSVPPPSRPQNTTNWIQF, encoded by the exons ATGGCGGCCGAGGGAGAGTACGAGTCGATCCTGTGCGTTAAACCCGATGTCAACGTTTATCGCATCCCGCCGCGAGCTTCAAACCGAGCCTACAG GGCTGCTGACTGGAAGCTGGACACTCCGGACTGGTCTGGTCGAATGAGGGTCACAGCCAAGGGCAAAGTGGCGTTCATCAAACTGGAGGACAAAGTCTCAG GTGAACTGTTTGCCCAGGCACCAGTGAAGGAGTATCCCGGGGTTGCCGTGGAAACTGTCAGCGACTCCAGTCGGTACTTTGTCCTGCGGATACAGGATGACAGTG GCCGCAGTGCTTTCATAGGAGTCGGCTTCGGGGATCGGGGGGACGCCTTCGACTTCAACGTGGCTTTGCAGGATCATTTCAA atggGTAAAACAGGAGAATGAGCTCAGTAAAAGTGCTCAGCTGGGAGATACGGGACCGAAGCTGGACCTGGGCTTTAAGGAGGgacagaccatcacactgaaCATAGGA caaggTAAAAAGCGGGATAAGCCCCGCCCACAAGGTTCAGGTGGGTTCGGactcctcccaccaccaccaggagGCAAGATAGCCCCGCCCCCTTCACCAGGCTCATCCAATCACAACATCATCCCGCAGACAGGCGGCACAGTGACAG GCTGCCTGTTGGAGCTGGACAGTAGTAACTCTAACACAGTGGTTCAGACCAACCCTAGTTCAGATCTTTGGGGAGACTTCTCCGCTCCGGCAAG CTCTGTCCCGCCTCCGTCGCGGCCGCAGAACACCACCAACTGGATCCAGTTTTGA